One part of the Glycine soja cultivar W05 chromosome 11, ASM419377v2, whole genome shotgun sequence genome encodes these proteins:
- the LOC114375777 gene encoding uncharacterized protein LOC114375777: MRFVAIALVLMLACCCCCMGSDRWRNIEAKMHGKKKQVSRENNDHHSIPLKDYGKPGSGHHDVTAADDNNDHHYIPRKDFGKHGSAQFHVTDDHNKYHCIANSNYTKDDRGCYGEPGGGTKVNPGHW; the protein is encoded by the coding sequence ATGAGGTTTGTGGCAATTGCATTAGTTTTGATGCTAGCATGCTGCTGCTGCTGTATGGGTTCAGATAGGTGGAGGAACATAGAGGCCAAAAtgcatggaaaaaaaaaacaagttagtCGCGAGAATAATGATCATCATTCGATCCCTCTTAAAGACTATGGTAAACCTGGCTCAGGCCACCATGACGTCACTGCAgcagatgataacaatgatcaCCATTACATTCCTCGCAAGGATTTTGGTAAACATGGCTCTGCCCAATTTCATGTCACTGATGATCACAATAAGTACCATTGCATCGCTAATAGTAATTATACTAAGGATGATCGTGGTTGTTATGGCGAACCTGGCGGAGGAACTAAAGTTAATCCCGGGCATTGGTAA